The Candidatus Hydrogenedentota bacterium region TGACGACGGAAGCACAGATCGGTCTTGGGAAATCCTGTGCGACCTGCGCAAGCAACATGACATGGTGGACATCATTCGGCTGCGACGCAATTTTGGAAAGACCAATGCTTTGGCAGCGGGATTTTCGCTTGCGAAAGGTGATGTCATTATCACCATGGATGCGGATCTGCAAGATGATCCCAAAGAAATACCTGCCCTTCTGGCAAAGATTAATGAGGGTTATGATGTCGTATGCGGTTGGAAAAAGAAACGCTATGATCCTTGGCATAAACGGATCCCGTCTCGCCTCTACAATGGCTGGATTTCATATACCTTTAAACTTCCTCTTCACGACATCAACAGCGGCTTCAAGGCGATTCGGCAGGAAGTGGCGGAGCAGTTACCGCTGTGGAGTGATATGCACCGGCTGATCCCGGTCTTTGCCGCGAATTTAGGCTATAAAGTAACGGAAATTCCGGTGCGGCATCATCCGCGCAAACATGGCCAATCAAAGTACGGCATCGAAAGATTTTTTCGCGGCGCTATGGATGCCATCACCGCGACCTTTCTGACACGGTACGGCGATGCACCGGGTCAATACTTTGGGCGCATGATGCTCTTTTACAGCTCCCTTGTAATATTTTCATTGATCGTCGCCGTTATTTCCGGACTGGTCGTTCCACTGCTCTACAGCAGTGCGCCCCACAATGAACAACTGGCGCTGACAGCAATCGTTTTGATGCTGATTTTGGTGGGTCTTATTATTGTCAGCATTGGCGCACTGGGATTGGGATTGGGGCTACTCGGCGAGCTGTTGCTCCGGTATCTTCCCGCTCCGGATCCCAAACGCGGTATTGCTGAAATGTATTTTGGAGAGAAACAAACTGAAGGTTTAGAATAAAGACCATTAACTGTAAACCGATTTAACGTTTAGGAGTATGTATTACATGGCAAACGCAAAAGAAAATCATCCCTTGACCGGAAAAAAAGCCCCGGCCTTTACACTGAGCTCCGGCGAAGAGACTAGCGTCAAACTTTCTGAATTCAAAGGGAAAAACGTGGTTCTCTATTTCTATCCCAAAGACAATACACCGGGCTGCACACGGGAAGCAAAAGAGTTTAGTGATCTGCAAGCCGAATTTGAAGCGCTCAACACCGTGGTGCTTGGCGTAAGTCCCGACAGCATAACTTCCCATTGTAAGTTCACTGAGAAGCATGAGCTGACCGTTATGCTCCTTTCCGATCCTGACCATAAAATCGCTGAAAAATACGGTGCCTGGGGCGAAAAGACTATGTGCGGAAGAACCTATATGGGCATCATAAGAAGCACCTTTTTCATCGACAGCAAAGGTACCGTCCGCCAAGCTTGGACCTCGGTAAAAGCGGCGGGACACGCGGCTGCCGTACTTAAACAAGTGCGCGAATTCACAGCGGCATAATCGCAAAAACCATTATTGTCGAAGTCGATGTAGCGGCGAATTGTATCTGCCATAAGGAGACTGAGCATGTTGTTAACACCTATTGACTGGGGAATTGTCTTTTTGTTTTTTGTGGTCTCCTTAGTTGTAGGCTTGCTTGTCACTAAAAAAGCCGGTTCCAGTACGGCAGAATATTTTGTCGCCGGACGCAGCATGCCGTGGTGGCTGCTGGGCGTGTCCATGGTCGCCACCACCTTTTCAACGGATACGCCGAATCTTGTGACCAATATTGTGCGCAAAAACGGCGTGTCGGGAAACTGGGTGTGGTGGGCCTTTCTATTGACCGGCATGCTCACGGTTTTTGTGTACGCCCGTTTATGGCGTCGCTCGAATCTGCTTACCGATCTCGAATTTTATGAATTGCGGTATAGTGGTCGCTCAGCCGCTTTTTTAAGGGGCTTTCGCGCCATCTACTTGGGCGTATTTTTTAATATCATTGTTA contains the following coding sequences:
- a CDS encoding glycosyltransferase family 2 protein translates to MIQNITFVIPVYNEEATLVLLQQGIMENVGEHPYRVLFIDDGSTDRSWEILCDLRKQHDMVDIIRLRRNFGKTNALAAGFSLAKGDVIITMDADLQDDPKEIPALLAKINEGYDVVCGWKKKRYDPWHKRIPSRLYNGWISYTFKLPLHDINSGFKAIRQEVAEQLPLWSDMHRLIPVFAANLGYKVTEIPVRHHPRKHGQSKYGIERFFRGAMDAITATFLTRYGDAPGQYFGRMMLFYSSLVIFSLIVAVISGLVVPLLYSSAPHNEQLALTAIVLMLILVGLIIVSIGALGLGLGLLGELLLRYLPAPDPKRGIAEMYFGEKQTEGLE
- the bcp gene encoding thioredoxin-dependent thiol peroxidase, with protein sequence MANAKENHPLTGKKAPAFTLSSGEETSVKLSEFKGKNVVLYFYPKDNTPGCTREAKEFSDLQAEFEALNTVVLGVSPDSITSHCKFTEKHELTVMLLSDPDHKIAEKYGAWGEKTMCGRTYMGIIRSTFFIDSKGTVRQAWTSVKAAGHAAAVLKQVREFTAA